A single genomic interval of Helianthus annuus cultivar XRQ/B chromosome 13, HanXRQr2.0-SUNRISE, whole genome shotgun sequence harbors:
- the LOC110898011 gene encoding shugoshin-1 isoform X1, whose translation MGEDKLVKRSSFGKSIRKRLSDITNYEPQLCSSSSLDKGHVDHLLKENAGLMKLITEKNKVIEMNGIELQKVRVLLQKTQFQNWNLAQSNSHMTAELNLGKKKLKELQHQLACKDALLKTMNSEFQVKREMSEQKCESKVKRETNDQKCESKVKRETNDQKCESKDGEKALTNQQNASRRIRPGRSRSVSQLTTGAESENDIVENKRRRVRTQSARFTSQEHEADENLFEIKDLKLHDEYGPTLKVNVEQENDKCGSKSEPQNSQRMSFSRPSRRAAEKVQSYKEVPLNIKMRRPE comes from the exons ATGGGAGAGGATAAACTGGTCAAAAGATCGTCTTTTGGGAAGTCGATAAGAAAGCGGCTTTCGGATATTACAAATTATGAGCCACAGTTGTGTTCTTCATCATCTTTGGATAAAGGGCATGTTGATCATCTTTTGAAG GAAAATGCAGGGCTGATGAAGCTTATCACAGAGAAAAA CAAAGTCATAGAGATGAATGGAATCGAGCTTCAAAAGGTGCGAGTTCTTCTTCAGAAAACACAATTTCAGAATTGGAACCTTGCTCAATCAAACAGTCATATGACGGCG GAGCTAAATTTAGGCAAAAAGAAG CTAAAAGAACTACAACATCAACTTGCTTGCAAAGATGCTTTGCTGAAAACCATGAATTCCGAGTTTCAG GTGAAGCGTGAGATGAGCGAACAAAAATGTGAATCTAAG GTAAAGCGTGAGACGAACGACCAAAAATGTGAATCTAAG GTAAAGCGTGAGACAAACGACCAAAAATGTGAATCTAAG GATGGTGAAAAGGCTCTTACCAACCAACAAAACGCCAGTAGACGTATTCGTCCAGGAAGAAGTCGAT CCGTTAGCCAGTTGACTACAGGTGCAGAATCTGAGAACGATATAGTTGAAAACAAAAG GCGACGTGTGAGAACGCAGTCGGCTAGGTTCACATCACAAGAACATGAAGCGGATGAGAATTTGTTTGAGATTAAAGATCTTAAATTGCATGATGAGTATGGGCCAACTTTAAAAGTGAATGTTGAACAAGAAAATGACAAATGCGGTTCAAAATCCGAACCTCAAAACTCACAAAGGATGTCGTTCAGTAGACCATCAAGAAGAGCTGCGGAGAAAGTACAGTCTTACAAGGAAGTTCCTCTTAATATCAAAATGAGAAGACCAGAATAA
- the LOC110898013 gene encoding protein UPSTREAM OF FLC isoform X2 has translation MDPRVRKYGQMHQQLSPDRAKVWKEKSRKYQQRVPELEMERKSRKVAVVYYLCKNRQLEHPHFIEVSLTSSEGLFLRDVIEKLNGLRGSGMASMYSWSCKRSYKNGFVWHDLCEDDLVIPVNGDEYVLKGSELVEESNLDGFAPSVKLRNLKQLPEPPSARSQDNSSPSTTTSGRDNKNSQDDELSPPARLSGSSGLSPESNGRKSTASNGCLSLTEYKICKTDGLADASTQTEENTKANKTRETCTRGISSDDVASEIKDHSEIQTDPSPPSSSSTSSSIGKTETLESLIIADASKYNSFTRLERSQTQVNSKLRATDMLMQLISCGSISVKDHSFGLIPSYKPQLSDSKFQSPLFSTSVMLRELDCYSDNSRFTSMRLEDKEYFSASLVETKSLKEEGTATLKRSSSHNADRTDNGNHVSDKEETATLIKCIPKSLKASLSKHSKNEPMKSPVHEGPRISSEAGPSSRIVSPCASNSSSKRITTDPCSSKHSGRLESFREEKDNAIKVEES, from the exons ATGGACCCGCGAGTGAGGAAGTATGGGCAGATGCATCAACAATTGAGCCCGGACAGAGCGAAAGTGTGGAAGGAGAAGTCGCGAAAGTATCAGCAGCGGGTGCCAGAGCTGGAGATGGAGCGGAAGAGCCGGAAGGTGGCTGTAGTTTATTATCTATGTAAAAATCGGCAGCTCGAACATCCTCACTTTATTGAAGTGTCTCTCACTTCATCAGAAGGTCTTTTTTTGAGAG ATGTGATTGAAAAGCTTAATGGTCTTAGAGGAAGCGGTATGGCTTCAATGTACTCATGGTCTTGCAAGAG GAGCTACAAGAATGGGTTTGTTTGGCATGATCTTTGTGAAGATGATCTAGTTATTCCGGTTAATGGCGATGAATACGTTCTCAAAGGATCCGAGCTTGTTGAAGAATCTAATTTAG ATGGTTTTGCTCCTAGTGTAAAATTACGGAACCTAAAACAATTACCAGAACCACCATCTGCAAGAAGTCAAGACAACTCATCACCATCCACAACCACGAGTGGAAGAGATAATAAAAATTCTCAAGACGACGAGCTGTCACCTCCAGCTCGGCTTTCCGGTTCATCTGGCTTGTCACCAGAATCTAACGGTCGAAAAAGTACAGCGTCAAACGGCTGTCTTAGCTTAACAGAATACAAAATCTGCAAAACCGACGGTCTTGCTGACGCCTCCACACAAACAGAAGAAAATACAAAGGCCAATAAAACTCGAGAAACTTGCACACGCGGCATTTCATCTGATGACGTGGCATCAGAAATTAAAGATCATTCCGAAATTCAAACAGATCCATCACCTCCATCTTCGTCAAGTACAAGTTCGTCTATAGGAAAAACCGAGACGTTGGAGTCGTTAATCATAGCTGATGCTAGTAAGTATAACAGTTTTACAAGACTAGAACGAAGTCAAACGCAGGTCAACTCAAAGCTCAGGGCGACAGATATGTTAATGCAACTGATTTCCTGCGGGTCAATATCGGTCAAAGATCATAGTTTTGGTCTAATTCCGTCATATAAACCACAATTATCGGATTCTAAATTTCAGTCACCTTTATTTTCAACGTCTGTTATGTTGCGGGAGCTTGACTGCTATTCGGATAATTCAAGATTTACGAGCATGAGATTAGAAGATAAAGAATACTTCAGCGCGAGTTTAGTGGAGACCAAATCGCTTAAGGAAGAAGGCACCGCAACTTTAAAAAGATCATCGTCCCACAATGCTGACAG GACTGATAATGGTAATCATGTTTCGGATAAAGAGGAAACCGCAACCTTAATAAAATGTATACCAAAATCACTCAAAGCGTCACTCAGTAAACACTCAAAAAACGAACCAATGAAATCTCCAGTTCACGAGGGCCCACGTATCTCATCAGAAGCGGGCCCCAGTTCGCGAATTGTGTCACCTTGCGCTTCTAATAGCAGTAGCAAAAGAATAACTACTGACCCGTGTTCTTCCAAACATTCGGGCCGGTTAGAATCCTTCCGGGAAGAGAAGGATAACGCGATCAAAGTCGAAGAAAGTTAA
- the LOC110898010 gene encoding uncharacterized protein LOC110898010, producing the protein MEDDPFDFESDILLATSPVVAPKRKKKVLGLDDLLVDHYKEKNRVAERESKLAKTKRSYNSDDEEDGRVAKLSKYVDECHEKMTQLGDEDDVSHWGLQVFGKQKTPQSFAFSELSSCSLFRLCVDHEVNSLVELSTESGETFFEGLLTNGWLLKLVSKCGEVEKSIAKWTFHLMLYSSKEVLRNAAVDFWCAILSLKNEDESTSIKIDWLPSYSELNGALETFGFVFHSPTKDSSDTEMLFGDSEGSEAPQNVRTWIKYVAACSHSRNIHCTFTTSEAEELLVVIICLLLDRQLLGLSVELNECTLALVNFFTDDEWRFSCVQVAKSVASRVPKDMNSLRAVECISVVHGPTKLLRSEIAFRILLGCFDKVEDEEEVVRQLTLINLKDKSCDLFKVYIYLVLTENWFLYNPLLEDKQLLNEMWGLFLRNCSCQINITDSRSYAPKVRSKASYLLQGTTD; encoded by the exons ATGGAAGACGATCCGTTCGATTTCGAATCGGATATCCTACTCGCCACTTCACCCGTTGTCGCCCCTAAGCGAAA GAAAAAAGTGCTTGGATTGGATGATTTGCTAGTGGATCACTACAAGGAGAAGAATAGAGTAGCCGAGAGAGAATCTAAGTTGGCCAAGACTAAAAGGTCTTACAATTCGGATGACGAAGAGGACGGTCGTGTCGCTAAATTGTCGAAATATGTCGACGAATGTCACGAGAAG ATGACTCAACTaggtgatgaagatgatgtatCCCATTGGGGTCttcaagtttttgggaaacag AAAACCCCACAATCATTTGCATTTAGTGAGCTTTCAAGTTGCTCACTTTTTCGTTTGTGTGTGGACCATGAAGTGAACTCACTGGTTGAACTTAGTACCGAATCAG GAGAAACGTTCTTTGAAGGTTTGTTGACTAATGGCTGGCTATTGAAATTGGTCAGTAAATGCGGCGAAGTAGAGAAATCCATAGCGAAATGGACTTTCCATTTGA TGTTATACTCATCAAAGGAAGTACTCAGAAATGCTGCGGTTGACTTTTGGTGTGCTATTTTATCGCTGAAAAACGAG GATGAGTCAACGTCTATAAAGATTGATTGGCTACCAAGCTATTCAGAACTCAACGGTGCTCTTGAAACTTTCGGTTTCGTATTTCATTCACCTACTAAAGATTCTTCTGACACTGAAATGTTATTTGGAG ATTCTGAAGGCAGTGAAGCACCTCAAAACGTTAGAACATGGATTAAATACGTAGCTGCTTGTAGCCACTCTAG GAATATTCATTGTACTTTTACCACATCAGAAGCAGAAGAGCTGTTGGTTGTTATAATCTGTCTTTTGTTAGATCGACAGTTACTAGGGTTATCCGTAGAATTAAACGAATGCACGCTAGCTTTAGTTAATTTCTTCACGGATGATGAATGGAGATTCAGCTGTGTACAAGTGGCAAAATCAGTAGCTTCAAG GGTTCCGAAGGATATGAATAGCTTGAGGGCTGTtgaatgtatttctgtggttcaTGGGCCCACCAAGCTTCTCAGAAGTGAAATCGCGTTCCGTATTCTTCTTGGTTGTTTCGACAAG gtagaagatgaagaagaggTCGTTAGGCAACTGACGTTAATCAATTTAAAAGACAAAAGTTGTGATCTTTTTAAAGTCTACATTTATTTAGTGTTGACGGAAAACTGGTTTTTATACAACCCGTTATTGGAAGACAAGCAGTTATTGAATGAAATGTGGGGTCTGTTTCTCCGAAATTGTTCTTGCCAAATCAACATCACAGACTCTAGGTCTTACGCTCCAAAG GTTAGGAGTAAAGCTTCGTATCTTCTTCAAGGCACTACTGATTGA
- the LOC110898013 gene encoding protein UPSTREAM OF FLC isoform X1 yields the protein MDPRVRKYGQMHQQLSPDRAKVWKEKSRKYQQRVPELEMERKSRKVAVVYYLCKNRQLEHPHFIEVSLTSSEGLFLRDVIEKLNGLRGSGMASMYSWSCKRSYKNGFVWHDLCEDDLVIPVNGDEYVLKGSELVEESNLDGFAPSVKLRNLKQLPEPPSARSQDNSSPSTTTSGRDNKNSQDDELSPPARLSGSSGLSPESNGRKSTASNGCLSLTEYKICKTDGLADASTQTEENTKANKTRETCTRGISSDDVASEIKDHSEIQTDPSPPSSSSTSSSIGKTETLESLIIADASKYNSFTRLERSQTQVNSKLRATDMLMQLISCGSISVKDHSFGLIPSYKPQLSDSKFQSPLFSTSVMLRELDCYSDNSRFTSMRLEDKEYFSASLVETKSLKEEGTATLKRSSSHNADRTDNGNHVSDKEETATLIKCIPKSLKASLSKHSKNEPMKSPVHEGPRISSEAGPSSRIVSPCASNSSSKRITTDPCSSKHSGRLESFREEKDNAIKVEERLASGARVIIHS from the exons ATGGACCCGCGAGTGAGGAAGTATGGGCAGATGCATCAACAATTGAGCCCGGACAGAGCGAAAGTGTGGAAGGAGAAGTCGCGAAAGTATCAGCAGCGGGTGCCAGAGCTGGAGATGGAGCGGAAGAGCCGGAAGGTGGCTGTAGTTTATTATCTATGTAAAAATCGGCAGCTCGAACATCCTCACTTTATTGAAGTGTCTCTCACTTCATCAGAAGGTCTTTTTTTGAGAG ATGTGATTGAAAAGCTTAATGGTCTTAGAGGAAGCGGTATGGCTTCAATGTACTCATGGTCTTGCAAGAG GAGCTACAAGAATGGGTTTGTTTGGCATGATCTTTGTGAAGATGATCTAGTTATTCCGGTTAATGGCGATGAATACGTTCTCAAAGGATCCGAGCTTGTTGAAGAATCTAATTTAG ATGGTTTTGCTCCTAGTGTAAAATTACGGAACCTAAAACAATTACCAGAACCACCATCTGCAAGAAGTCAAGACAACTCATCACCATCCACAACCACGAGTGGAAGAGATAATAAAAATTCTCAAGACGACGAGCTGTCACCTCCAGCTCGGCTTTCCGGTTCATCTGGCTTGTCACCAGAATCTAACGGTCGAAAAAGTACAGCGTCAAACGGCTGTCTTAGCTTAACAGAATACAAAATCTGCAAAACCGACGGTCTTGCTGACGCCTCCACACAAACAGAAGAAAATACAAAGGCCAATAAAACTCGAGAAACTTGCACACGCGGCATTTCATCTGATGACGTGGCATCAGAAATTAAAGATCATTCCGAAATTCAAACAGATCCATCACCTCCATCTTCGTCAAGTACAAGTTCGTCTATAGGAAAAACCGAGACGTTGGAGTCGTTAATCATAGCTGATGCTAGTAAGTATAACAGTTTTACAAGACTAGAACGAAGTCAAACGCAGGTCAACTCAAAGCTCAGGGCGACAGATATGTTAATGCAACTGATTTCCTGCGGGTCAATATCGGTCAAAGATCATAGTTTTGGTCTAATTCCGTCATATAAACCACAATTATCGGATTCTAAATTTCAGTCACCTTTATTTTCAACGTCTGTTATGTTGCGGGAGCTTGACTGCTATTCGGATAATTCAAGATTTACGAGCATGAGATTAGAAGATAAAGAATACTTCAGCGCGAGTTTAGTGGAGACCAAATCGCTTAAGGAAGAAGGCACCGCAACTTTAAAAAGATCATCGTCCCACAATGCTGACAG GACTGATAATGGTAATCATGTTTCGGATAAAGAGGAAACCGCAACCTTAATAAAATGTATACCAAAATCACTCAAAGCGTCACTCAGTAAACACTCAAAAAACGAACCAATGAAATCTCCAGTTCACGAGGGCCCACGTATCTCATCAGAAGCGGGCCCCAGTTCGCGAATTGTGTCACCTTGCGCTTCTAATAGCAGTAGCAAAAGAATAACTACTGACCCGTGTTCTTCCAAACATTCGGGCCGGTTAGAATCCTTCCGGGAAGAGAAGGATAACGCGATCAAAGTCGAAGAAAG
- the LOC110898011 gene encoding shugoshin-1 isoform X3 produces the protein MGEDKLVKRSSFGKSIRKRLSDITNYEPQLCSSSSLDKGHVDHLLKENAGLMKLITEKNKVIEMNGIELQKVRVLLQKTQFQNWNLAQSNSHMTAELNLGKKKLKELQHQLACKDALLKTMNSEFQVKREMSEQKCESKVKRETNDQKCESKDGEKALTNQQNASRRIRPGRSRSVSQLTTGAESENDIVENKRRRVRTQSARFTSQEHEADENLFEIKDLKLHDEYGPTLKVNVEQENDKCGSKSEPQNSQRMSFSRPSRRAAEKVQSYKEVPLNIKMRRPE, from the exons ATGGGAGAGGATAAACTGGTCAAAAGATCGTCTTTTGGGAAGTCGATAAGAAAGCGGCTTTCGGATATTACAAATTATGAGCCACAGTTGTGTTCTTCATCATCTTTGGATAAAGGGCATGTTGATCATCTTTTGAAG GAAAATGCAGGGCTGATGAAGCTTATCACAGAGAAAAA CAAAGTCATAGAGATGAATGGAATCGAGCTTCAAAAGGTGCGAGTTCTTCTTCAGAAAACACAATTTCAGAATTGGAACCTTGCTCAATCAAACAGTCATATGACGGCG GAGCTAAATTTAGGCAAAAAGAAG CTAAAAGAACTACAACATCAACTTGCTTGCAAAGATGCTTTGCTGAAAACCATGAATTCCGAGTTTCAG GTGAAGCGTGAGATGAGCGAACAAAAATGTGAATCTAAG GTAAAGCGTGAGACAAACGACCAAAAATGTGAATCTAAG GATGGTGAAAAGGCTCTTACCAACCAACAAAACGCCAGTAGACGTATTCGTCCAGGAAGAAGTCGAT CCGTTAGCCAGTTGACTACAGGTGCAGAATCTGAGAACGATATAGTTGAAAACAAAAG GCGACGTGTGAGAACGCAGTCGGCTAGGTTCACATCACAAGAACATGAAGCGGATGAGAATTTGTTTGAGATTAAAGATCTTAAATTGCATGATGAGTATGGGCCAACTTTAAAAGTGAATGTTGAACAAGAAAATGACAAATGCGGTTCAAAATCCGAACCTCAAAACTCACAAAGGATGTCGTTCAGTAGACCATCAAGAAGAGCTGCGGAGAAAGTACAGTCTTACAAGGAAGTTCCTCTTAATATCAAAATGAGAAGACCAGAATAA
- the LOC110898011 gene encoding SHUGOSHIN 2 isoform X4 — MGEDKLVKRSSFGKSIRKRLSDITNYEPQLCSSSSLDKGHVDHLLKENAGLMKLITEKNKVIEMNGIELQKVRVLLQKTQFQNWNLAQSNSHMTAELNLGKKKLKELQHQLACKDALLKTMNSEFQVKREMSEQKCESKDGEKALTNQQNASRRIRPGRSRSVSQLTTGAESENDIVENKRRRVRTQSARFTSQEHEADENLFEIKDLKLHDEYGPTLKVNVEQENDKCGSKSEPQNSQRMSFSRPSRRAAEKVQSYKEVPLNIKMRRPE, encoded by the exons ATGGGAGAGGATAAACTGGTCAAAAGATCGTCTTTTGGGAAGTCGATAAGAAAGCGGCTTTCGGATATTACAAATTATGAGCCACAGTTGTGTTCTTCATCATCTTTGGATAAAGGGCATGTTGATCATCTTTTGAAG GAAAATGCAGGGCTGATGAAGCTTATCACAGAGAAAAA CAAAGTCATAGAGATGAATGGAATCGAGCTTCAAAAGGTGCGAGTTCTTCTTCAGAAAACACAATTTCAGAATTGGAACCTTGCTCAATCAAACAGTCATATGACGGCG GAGCTAAATTTAGGCAAAAAGAAG CTAAAAGAACTACAACATCAACTTGCTTGCAAAGATGCTTTGCTGAAAACCATGAATTCCGAGTTTCAG GTGAAGCGTGAGATGAGCGAACAAAAATGTGAATCTAAG GATGGTGAAAAGGCTCTTACCAACCAACAAAACGCCAGTAGACGTATTCGTCCAGGAAGAAGTCGAT CCGTTAGCCAGTTGACTACAGGTGCAGAATCTGAGAACGATATAGTTGAAAACAAAAG GCGACGTGTGAGAACGCAGTCGGCTAGGTTCACATCACAAGAACATGAAGCGGATGAGAATTTGTTTGAGATTAAAGATCTTAAATTGCATGATGAGTATGGGCCAACTTTAAAAGTGAATGTTGAACAAGAAAATGACAAATGCGGTTCAAAATCCGAACCTCAAAACTCACAAAGGATGTCGTTCAGTAGACCATCAAGAAGAGCTGCGGAGAAAGTACAGTCTTACAAGGAAGTTCCTCTTAATATCAAAATGAGAAGACCAGAATAA
- the LOC110898011 gene encoding shugoshin-1 isoform X2 — MGEDKLVKRSSFGKSIRKRLSDITNYEPQLCSSSSLDKGHVDHLLKENAGLMKLITEKNKVIEMNGIELQKVRVLLQKTQFQNWNLAQSNSHMTAELNLGKKKLKELQHQLACKDALLKTMNSEFQVKREMSEQKCESKVKRETNDQKCESKDGEKALTNQQNASRRIRPGRSRSVSQLTTGAESENDIVENKRRRVRTQSARFTSQEHEADENLFEIKDLKLHDEYGPTLKVNVEQENDKCGSKSEPQNSQRMSFSRPSRRAAEKVQSYKEVPLNIKMRRPE; from the exons ATGGGAGAGGATAAACTGGTCAAAAGATCGTCTTTTGGGAAGTCGATAAGAAAGCGGCTTTCGGATATTACAAATTATGAGCCACAGTTGTGTTCTTCATCATCTTTGGATAAAGGGCATGTTGATCATCTTTTGAAG GAAAATGCAGGGCTGATGAAGCTTATCACAGAGAAAAA CAAAGTCATAGAGATGAATGGAATCGAGCTTCAAAAGGTGCGAGTTCTTCTTCAGAAAACACAATTTCAGAATTGGAACCTTGCTCAATCAAACAGTCATATGACGGCG GAGCTAAATTTAGGCAAAAAGAAG CTAAAAGAACTACAACATCAACTTGCTTGCAAAGATGCTTTGCTGAAAACCATGAATTCCGAGTTTCAG GTGAAGCGTGAGATGAGCGAACAAAAATGTGAATCTAAG GTAAAGCGTGAGACGAACGACCAAAAATGTGAATCTAAG GATGGTGAAAAGGCTCTTACCAACCAACAAAACGCCAGTAGACGTATTCGTCCAGGAAGAAGTCGAT CCGTTAGCCAGTTGACTACAGGTGCAGAATCTGAGAACGATATAGTTGAAAACAAAAG GCGACGTGTGAGAACGCAGTCGGCTAGGTTCACATCACAAGAACATGAAGCGGATGAGAATTTGTTTGAGATTAAAGATCTTAAATTGCATGATGAGTATGGGCCAACTTTAAAAGTGAATGTTGAACAAGAAAATGACAAATGCGGTTCAAAATCCGAACCTCAAAACTCACAAAGGATGTCGTTCAGTAGACCATCAAGAAGAGCTGCGGAGAAAGTACAGTCTTACAAGGAAGTTCCTCTTAATATCAAAATGAGAAGACCAGAATAA